Within the Acidimicrobiia bacterium genome, the region AAGAGGGGGGAGGAACCCCTCCGCCGAATGCCCAAGGGTTCCTGGGGAAGGCTCATCCGCCCAGGGTTAGTCGGGAGCTAAGGCGAGGCCGCAAGGCGTAGTCGATGCACAACAGGTTGATATTCCTGTACCACCGTGTCCGCGCAAACCCCAATGGCGTGCTGCCCGGGGGCTGTCTTCGGACGAGCCCGGACCAGATGTCGGAGGGTAGCGATGGGGCGACGCAGGAGGGTAGGTCAACCCGGACTGTTGGTTGTTCCGGGGTAAGCATGTAGGGGGCCGGATAGGCAAATCCGTCCGGCATTCACCCTGAGATGCGATGCCGATCCGCTTCAGGAGAAGTGACTGATCCCATGCTGCCGAGAAAAACCTCTAGTGAGCTGACACGGTGCCCGTACCCCAAACCGACGCAGGTGGGCAGGTAGAGAATACCAAGGCGATCGGGAGAACTCTGGTTAAGGAACTCGGCAAATTGCCCCCGTAACTTCGGAAGAAGGGGGGCCTCGGTAGGGTGGAGGACTTCGCGTCCCGAGCCCGAGGAGGCCGCAGAGACCAGGGCCAAGCGACTGTTTACTAAAAACACAGCAGCGTGCGAAGTCGTAAGACGATGTATACGCTGTGACGCCTGCCCGGTGCCGGAAGGTTACGAGGAAGGGTTAGCCGCAAGGCGAAGCTCTGAATCTAAGCCCCGGTAAACGGCGGCCGTAACTATAACGGTGGATTTCCATCGGCCGTTATAAAACCTGGCTATATGCTGGAACATCCGAGTATCCGGTGGTACTCGTTCATCAGCTCCATCGATGAGCAGTGAAAATCCATCCGGTGCGGACAATCAGCAGGAAACCGTCAAGAGCAATTGGCGGGATCCTCAGAGACTGCACGCCAGGCACCAGTCGAGCAGACGCCATTGCCGACAACGGTGAAGATACAGTCCGACCCTGATGGCGACATGAGGAGTCAGGCAGAAATGACCTGACCTCGCTCGAAGTATTGAGCGAGTAACAAACGTGCCTAAGGTAGCGAAATTCCTTGTCGGGTAAGTTCCGACCTGCACGAATGGCGTAACGACTTGGCTACTGTCTCAACCAGAGACCCGGCGAAATTGCACGACGAGTAAAGATGCTCGTTTCCTGCGGCAGGACGGAAAGACCCCGTGGACCTTTACTGCAGCTTGGTATTGGTTTTCGGTACGTATTGTGTAGGATAGGTGGGAGACTGGGAAGCTAGGGCGTCAGCTCTGGTGGAGTCAACCTTGAAATACCACCCTGTGCGTGCTGGAAATCTAACTCGGGCCCCTTATCGGGGTCGAGGACAGTGACAGGTGGGCAGTTTGACTGGGGCGGTCGCCTCCCAAAGTGTAACGGAGGCGCCCAAAGGTTCCCTCAGGCTGGTTGGCCATCAGCCGTCGAGTGCAAAGACACAAGGGAGCTTGACTGCGAGACCTACAAGTCGAGCAGGTACGAAAGTAGGGCTTAGTGACCCGGCCATGGCATGTGGAAGCGTGGTCGATCAACGGATAAAAGGTACCCCGGGGATAACAGGCTAATCTTGCCCAAGAGTCCACATCGACGGCAAGGTTTGGCACCTCGATGTCGGCTCGTCGCATCCTGGGGCTGAAGCAGGTCCCAAGGGTTGGGCTGTTCGCCCATTAAAGCGGTACGCGAGCTGGGTTTAGAACGTCGTGAGACAGTTCGGTCCCTATCCGCCGTAGGCGCAGGACATTTGTGAGGAGCTGTCCCTAGTACGAGAGGACCGGGACGGACGCAGCTCTCGTGTGCCAGTTGTTCCGCCAGGAGCATGGCTGGTTGGCGACCTGCGGAAGAGATAAGCGCTGAAAGCATCTAAGCGCGAAACTCGCCTCGAGATGAGATGTCCCACCGGATCAACCGGGTAAGGCCCCTGGAAGACGACCAGGTAGATAGGCCGGAGGTGTACGCACGGTGACGTGCTCAGCCGACCGGTACTAATCGGCCGAGGGCTTGAGTTTTTCTTTGATGCGCGTGCTCGCTATGGGGTTCTCGGGGGACTGAGAACCGAACGTTTTCCGGTGGCTATGGCGGCGGGGATCCACCCGTTCCCATCCCGAACACGGCCGTTAAGCCCGCCCGCGCCGATGGTACTTGGAGGGAGACCTCCTGGGAGAGTAGGTCGCTGCCGGAATCCTTCGATTGACGGTGCCCGTCGACTTCGGTCGGCGGGCACCGTCGCGTTCGGCGATAGCCTGCAAGGCTCCCCGAGCTTCCTTCGCGCCGATCGACAGGACCTACACGTGACCAATTCGAGCGGCGGCCGCGGCCGCGACCAGGGTGCCCGCCGGGGCGGGACGCCCGCAGGCCGGACCGGATCGGGATCGGGATCGGGATCGGCCAAGCGCGGCGCCGCGAAACGGGGCGCATCGACCCGTCGCAAGCCGTCGGCCGAGGAGCGTCCGGCACTGCCGCGCCTCGGGGCCGACGAGGAATGGCCGTACTCCCGGGCACGCGAACGCGGGCGCTCGACCCGAGACGGCGGGATGCGGCGCGGCCAGCCGCCCCGGCGCGCTCGGCTCGCGCCCGACGACCGGGAGGGTCGCCGGCGAGAAGGGCAGGTCGCCGGTCCGTTCACTCGGCGCAAGCCGGCCGCCCGGCAAGAGGAGGCGCCGGCGAGCAGCTCGTCGTACCGCCTGAAGTCGAACGGCGAGCCGGCCAGGCCGAAGCCGGTTCGATCGAAGCGTGGTGCGGCGGCGCGCAAGGAGCCGGTGACCGCGACGACCAACCGGCGCAGACGCCACAAGGCGACCGAGGCGACCGAGGAGCTGCGCAAGCTTGCGGGTCGCCAGTCCGACCGCGCCCTCGACGCCCTCGCACACGCGAGCGACGCCTTCACCCGCGGCCACGAGCGCGACGCGCTGCGCATTCTGCGTCCGCTCGTCGACACCTATCCCCGCGCGGCTGCGGTGCGCGAGCTCGCCGGGCTGTGTCGTTACCGGCTCGGTATGTATCCGGCCGCGGCCGACGACCTCCAGGCCTTCGTCGACCTCACGGGCTCGACCGAACAGCACCCGGTGCTGATGGACTGCCGGCGCGCGCAGCGCCGACTCCAAGACGTCGCGAGCCTCTGGGAGGATCTGCGCGAGTCGTCGCCGTCGGCGGCGCTCGTGACCGAGGGCCGCATCGTCTACGCCGGCGCGCTCGCAGACGCCGGTCACATGGCCGATGCGATCGCGCTGCTCGAGCGGCGCACCTCGACCTCGCAGCGACCGCAGGAGCACACCGTGCGGCTCTGGTACGCGCTCGCGGACCTCTACGACCGCAGCGGTGACATCCCGCGTGCGCGTGCGTTCTTCGAGCAGGTGCGGCTCCACGACAGGGGCTTCGCCGACGTCGCGGAGCGCCTCGCCGCGCTCTCGTAGCTGCGGTTGTTGCGGCCGCGCCGACGATAACTGTCACACCCTCTCGGTACGCTCGTCTCGTTCCATCGCACGGTCTCGTCCGCGCTCCCGCGGCGTGCCGTGCTGGCACGGCTCTCGAGCCGAGCGTGCGCCGCTCGCTTCCCCCCGACTTCCCCGAGCCACCGACGCGCCGTCCGGCGCGTCCGAGATCCGAGCTCCGGAGGTCGTTGCCATGTCCGTCAATCTCGCCGTGGTGCGGGGGTACCTCACCAGTCCGCCCGAAGTACGCGTCCTGCCATCCGAGCGCGAGCTCGCCATGCTCCAGGTCACGACGCGCACGTCGTCGGAGGCGATCTCCGTTCCGGTCGCGGTGTGGGATCCGCCGGCGTGGCTCGTCGACCTCGACGCCGGTGCGGAGATCGTCGCCCTCGGCGCGGTGCGCCGTCGGTTCTTCCGCGCCGGCGCGTCGACCGCGTCGCGCGTCGAGCTCGAGGCGACGTACATCGCCCGCGCCGGCGATCGCCGCAAGCTCGACACCGCGCGACGGCGCATCCAGACCGCGCTCGAAGGCCTCGACGAACCGACGTGACGCAGTTCCGCAACCGACGATGCGCAACTGGCGCGGCGCGGCCGCGCACCGTGAAGATGGAGGCGATCGCGTCACATGCCATGGCAACGCGCCGATGTCAAGGCTGCGGGATCGGCCCCACTAGCATGCGATTCGCGGCGCGCGTGGCGGAAAACCGCCCTCCGGGCCTGCGGTGTGGGCATCACAGAGCGTGAAGGAAGGTCAACGGTGACCGTAGATACCACGTCGCCCGACGAGGTGCAGACGCTCGACCAGGTCGTCATCCGCTTCGCGGGCGACTCGGGCGACGGCATGCAGCTCGTCGGCGACCGCTTCACCGAGATCTCGGCGGCGTTCGGGAACGACCTCGCGACGCTGCCGAACTTCCCGGCCGAGATCCGGGCGCCGGCCGGCACGATCGCGGGCGTCTCCTCGTTCCAGGTCCACATCTCGGACCACGACATCGTGACGCCGGGCGACGTACCCAACGTCCTCGTCGCGATGAACCCGGCCGCGCTGAAGGCGAACATGCCCGACCTCGCGCCGGGCACGACGTTGCTCATCAACGCGGATGCGTTCGAAGCGCGCAACCTCGACAAGGCCGGCTACGCGAGCAACCCGCTCGAGGACGGCTCGCTCGACGCGTTCAACGTCTACCCGGTGCCGATGACGTCGATCACGGTCGAGGCGACGAAAGACCTCGGCGTGAGGCCGCGCGACGCCGAGCGCTCGAAGAACTTCTTCGCGCTCGGTCTGTTGTGCTGGATGTACACGCGTCCCACGAAGCCGATGATCGAGTGGATCGAGCAGCGCTTCAAGGACAAGGAGCAGGTGCGCGCCGCGAACCTCGCGGCGTTCCGCGCCGGCCGGAACTTCGGCGAGACCGCCGAGCTGTTCGATCACCCGTACGAGGTCGCGCCGGCCCGCCTGCGCAGCGGCACGTACCGCAACATCGTCGGCAACCTCGCGCTGGCGTACGGCCTCATCGCCGCGTCGCAGCGCGCGCAGCTGCCGCTCGTCTACGCGTCGTACCCGATCACGCCGGCGTCCGACATCCTGCACGAGCTGTCGAAGCACAAGAACTTCGGTGTCAAGACGCTGCAAGCCGAGGACGAGATCGCGGCGTGCGGCATCGCCATCGGTGCGGCCTTCACCGGTGCGCTCGGCGTCACCGGCACGAGCGGTCCGGGCGTCGACTTGAAGTCCGAGGCCATCGGGCTCGCGATCAGCCTCGAGCTGCCGTTGCTCATCGTCGACGTGCAGCGCGGCGGGCCGTCGACCGGTCTGCCCACGAAGACCGAGCAGGCCGACCTGCTGCTGGCGATGTACGGCCGCCACGGTGAGGCACCGTTGCCGATCGTGGCGGCGAAGTCGCCGGCCGACTGCTTCGACGCCGCCTTCGAGGCCGCGCGCATCGCCGTGAAGTACCGCACGCCCGTGATCCTGCTCACCGACGGCTACCTCGCCAACGGCGCGGAGCCGTGGCTGCTGCCGGACGTCACCTCGCTGCCCGACATCTCGGTGGAGTTCGCGACCGAGAAGAACCACGGCGACGAGTTCTGGCCGTATCTCCGCGACCCCGAGACGCTGGCGCGTCCGTGGGCGATTCCCGGCACACCCGGGCTCGAGCACCGCATCGGTGGCATCGAGAAGGAAGACGGCAGCGGCAACATCAGCTACGCGCCCGACAATCACGAGCACATGATCAAGATCCGTGCCGCCAAGGTCGCCGGCATCGCGAACGACATCCCGCTCACCGACCTCGACGACGACGGCGGCACCGAGGTGCTCGTCCTCGGCTGGGGCAGCACGTGGGGCGCCATCACCGCGGGCGTGCGCCGCGTGCGCGCACGCGGCAAGAAGGTCTCGCACGCGCACCTCACCCACCTGAGCCCGTTCCCGCGCGACCTCGGCGACGTGCTGCGCCGGTTCGACCGGGTCCTCGTGCCCGAGATGAACCTGGGCCAGCTCGCCAAGCTGGTGCGAGCCGAGTTCCTCGTCGACGCGCACACGTTCACGCGCATCGCGGGCGTGCCGTTCCGGGCCGCCGAGATGGAAGCACAGATCCTGGAGATGTATCGATGAGCGACACCGGCGTGGCCCTCACACGCAAGGACTTCGAGTCCGACCAGGAAGTTCGGTGGTGTCCGGGGTGCGGCGACTACGGGATCCTCGCCGCGATCCAGTTCGTGCTCCCCGAGCTCGGCGTGAAGCCCGAGGAGATGGTGTTCGTCTCCGGCATCGGCTGCGCGGCGCGTCTGCCGTATTACATGAACACCTACGGGATGCACGGCATCCACGGCCGCGCGCCGGCGATCGCGACCGGCGTCGCGCTGACTCGTCCCGACCTGCACGTGTGGGTGATCGGCGGCGACGGCGACATGCTGTCGATCGGTGGCAACCACCTGATCCACGCGCTGCGCCGCAACGTCAACCTCAAGATCCTGATGCTCAACAACCAGATCTACGGGTTGACGAAGGGTCAGTACTCACCGACCTCGGAGATCGGCAAGGTCACGAAGTCGACGCCGTTCGGCTCCATCGACCACCCGTTCAATCCCGTCTCGCTCGCGCTCGGCACGGAGGCCGGGTTCGTCGCCCGTACGCACGACATGGACCGCAAGCACATGATGGAGACCTTCCGCCGGGCGCACGAGCACCGCGGCGCGGCCTTCGTCGAGGTGTACCAGAACTGCAACGTCTTCAACGACGGTGCGTTCGCGGGCATCCTCAAGCGCGACGTGCGCGCCGACATGCTCATCGAGCTGAAGCATGGTGAACGGATCATCTTCGGGACCGACGGTCAGCTCGGCATCACGCTCAACGAGTTCGGCGAGCCGTCGGTGTGCAACGTCGCCGACGTGGGCGCCGACAAGCTGCTCGTGCACGACGAGCACCGCGCCGACCCGACGCTCGCATTCGCGCTGTCGCGTCTCGCCGACGCACCGAACGTGCCGACGCCCGTCGGCGTGTTCCGCGATGTCGAGCGGCCGATCTACGAGGTCGAGGTGCAGCGCCAGCTCGCGGCCGCGTCGCAGCGGTCGGGCCCGGGCGACCTCGCGGAGTTGCTCGCGACCGGATCGACGTGGACGGTCGGAGAGTCCTAGGGGCCTGCGCCGCTCCGAAGGCGGCTCAATCCAAGCTGCGGAACACCATGCCGGTGCGGGGCTTGGGCGCGAAGAACGTCGTTTTCTGAGGCATGCGGACCCCCGCGAGCGCGGCCGCGCGCGTGTCGGCGACGGAGACCGGGCGCAGGAGCAGCGCGGCGTCGGCGACACCCGATGCCACCAGCGCGGCGACACCGCGCGCGTCGTGGCGGTACTCCATCGACGCGCCCGTGAGCAGCGGGACGACGACGGCTTCGACGAGCGCGGCGTCGGTACCGGCGACCGGCGCGGGCTCGTGCGCGAGTGCGGGCCCGGTGACGTCGCGGCGGGGGACGAGCAGCGCGAGCCCGTCGGGGTCGACCAGGCCGAGCGCGCCCGACTCGCGCATCGCGGACTCGAGCGCGTCGACGCCGGCGGCGGTGTTCGGGCCCGCGTCGGTGACGGTGAACGCCGACCCGAGCACGTCGCGCAGTGACGCCGCGGCCGCGTGCCCGTCGCCGGGGAGATGCAGCAGCCGGTGGATCGGCTCGATGCTGAGCTGGTCGTCGGCGAGCTCGACGACGAAGGTCATGATCGCGTCGGCGCCGGGATCGGCGATGCCGGCGTGGCGGCGTTCCTCGCGATAGTTGAGCGCGGTCTCGAAGCGGTGGTGGCCGTCGGCCAACACGACCGGTGTCGCGGCGACGCCCTCGCGGATCGCGCGTTGGCGCGCGGGATCGTCGATCGCGAACAGCGAGTGCACGGTTCCATCCTCGTCGGTGCACTCGCCGAGCGGGCGGCTCGTGTCGATCGCGTCGCTCAGACCCTCGGTGAGGGAGAGACCCCAGATCGGGTCGAGGTTGAGTCGCGTCGCGCGCAGCAGCGCGAGCCGGTCGCTCTTCGCCTTCGGCAGTGTGCGCTCGTGGGGGAGCACCGTGCCGTCGCCGGGCTCGGGCAGTGCGAGCGCGCCGACCACGCCGAGCGTGTGCCGCGCGCGCCCGTGCTCGTCGGTGAAGTCCATGCGGTACCCGTAGAAGCGGGGCTCGGAATCGCGCACGAGCACGCCCTGCGCGCACCAGCGTTCGTAGTCGGAGGCGGCGCGGTCATAGCGGTCGCCGTCGACGTCGCCGTCCCGAGGCAGGATGAGCCGCACCGCGTTCTCGGGGTGCGTCGCCTCGAGCGTCCGGCGTTGGTCCTCGTCGATCACGTCGTAAGGTGGGGCGACCCGCGCCGTCAGGTCATCCCCGCGGTCGCGGTCGTAACGGAACCCCGCGAACGGGAAGAAGTCGGGCACCGATGACACTCCGAGGCTCGGGTGCGTCGGTTGTAGCACAGCGCCACCGGGGCGCTTCGAACCCCGGCGGTCGCGCCTCCACCAGACGAGAGAGCTCCATGCGCGAGGACGACGCCGACGCCCACGACGCCGACGAGCCGTCGGCCTACGTCGCGTTCCGCGACGGCGACGAGCTCCTCGCCTCGGGCAACCCGCACGCCGCGATCGTCGCGCTCGAACGGGCGCGGGAGCTCGAGCCCGAACAGGCGTCGGTCCGCGAGACGCTCGCACGCGCGTACTTCCAAGCCGCGCGCTTCGGCGCCGCCGCGGCCGAGTTCGCGACCGCGATCGAGCTCGATCCGGTGAACGACTACGCGCACTTCGGACTCGGCCTCGCGCTGCAGCGCACCGGCGATGTCGTCGGCGCGCGCCGCCACCTGCGCATCGCCACGGTCATGCGTCCCGACAACGTCGACTACCAGCACGCGCTCGCGGCGGTCGCGGTCGACGACACCGCGCCGTCCGACCCGTCCGACCCGTCCGACTCGTCCGACCCGTCGTGACGGCGCCCGTCGTCTGCTGCGACCTCGACGGCGTCATCTGGCGCGGTGACGAGCCGATCGCCGGCGCGGCCGAGGGGATCGCGGTACTGCGTGCGGCCGGCCGGCGGGTGGTGTTCGTCACGAACAACTCGTCGGGGACCCGCGCCGAGTACGTCGCCAAGCTCGAGTCGTGCGGTGTGCCCGTCGATCCGGCCGACGTGCTCAGCAGCGCGATGGCCGCAGCGCGGCTGCTCGCCGTGGGCCTCGCGCCGGGTGCCCGCGTCCTGTCGTACGCCGGTCCCGGAGTGCACGAAGCCCTCGGCGCCGCCGGCTTCCAGCCCGTCGAGGAGCTGCCCGTCGACGCGGTGGTCGCCGGCTTCCACCGCGACTTCGATTTCGACCGCTTGGCCGTCGCCGCCGACGCGGTGCGCGCGGGTGCCCGGTTCGTCGCGACCAACGTCGACGCGACCTATCCGACGGCAAGCGGGCTCGTACCCGGAACCGGTGCGCTCGTCGCCGCGCTCGAGGTCGCGTCGGGGCGGCGGGCCGAGGTCGCGGGCAAGCCCCACGCGCCGATGGCCGCGCTGGTGCGCGAAGTGTGCGGGCCCGACGGCGTGATGATCGGCGACCGGCCGTCGTCCGACGGCGTGTTCGCCGTGGCGCTGGGCTGGCCGTTCGCGCTGGTGCTCAGCGGCATCGCCGGTACGCACGGCGAGGAACCGGTTCCCGATCCGCCACCCGAGTTCGTCGCCGCCGATCTCGGCGCGCTCGCGCCGCAGCTACTCGAAGCCGCGCAGGCCGCCGGGCCACGTTCCCGGTAGCGGGGGCGGTGGCGGGATCCGCCGCGACCGTGGACCATGGGTGTCGCGCAGCGCGAGCGCGACGAGCATGCCGAACCCGAACCCGACGACGTGCGCGACCCACGCGACTCCCGAGTTCGGATCGGTGAAGAACTGCGTGACGAACCAGATCCCGAGCACGAGCGCGGCCGGTAAGTAGACCGGAATGAAGAACGTGATCGTGAGCACGCGCGCGCGTGGGAACCAGATCAGGTACGCGCCCATCACGCCCGCGATCGCGCCCGAGGCACCGATGAGCGGCGCGACCGAGCTCGGGTTCACGACGATGAAGCCCAGCGCCGAGATCACGCCCGCGATCAGATAGAAGAGCGCGTACTTGAAGCGGCCGAGATGGTCCTCGACGTTGTTGCCGAAGATCCAGAGGAACAGCATGTTGCCGCCGAGGTGCAACAGGCTCGCGTGCAGGAACATCGACGCGAGCACCGCCAGGTAGACGTTCTTGTGCGGCGCGAACTCACGCGTCGTCGCGCGTTCGAGACCGCCGTCGGGCGCCCGGAGCACGATGTCGCGGTCGGGCACCGAGCACTTCTGCAGCGCGATCTGTACCTCGCTGAGCGGCCGCCCGTGCAGCAGCTCACACGGGATCACCGCGTGGTCGTAGACGAACTCGTTCGACTTCGCCGTGGTGCTGTGCGGCTGGATCGCGAAGTAGACGAAGACGTTGATCGCGATGATCGCCAGCGTGATGATCGGGAGCCGCTTCGCCGGATTGAGGTCGCGCAGCGGCAGCACCATCGCGCGCACGGTACCCGCGCGTCGCGGCGACGACCGCGACGACGACCGCGGCGATCTCGGCGACCGGGCGGTGACCCGGCGGCGCACGAGTGGATAGGGGTGCACCCGAGCCCTAGGCTCGCGGCCCGGATCGGTCGCCGACGGGCGCCGCACGACGACGAGCACGACGACGAGGAGCACCGATGCCGCAGGGTCCGGACTGGAAGCAACTGCTCGAGGCGGGCATGCACGTCACCGAGCTCGGCCGTAACCAGGCCCGTCAGATCGTCGCCGACCTCGTCGCGCAGGGGCACCTCGCGCAAGACCGCGCGACCGCGGCGGTCGACGACGTCGTCGAGCTGAGCCGGCGCCGGCGCGAGGAGCTGCGCGAGTTCGTGCAGTCCGAGATCAAGCGCCAGGTGAGCGCGCTCGGCATCGCGACCAAGGACGACCTCGCGCGCCTCGAGAAGCGGCTCGCGGCGGCGACTCCCGCCAAGGCGACGCGCACGACGAAGGCG harbors:
- a CDS encoding tetratricopeptide repeat protein encodes the protein MTATTNRRRRHKATEATEELRKLAGRQSDRALDALAHASDAFTRGHERDALRILRPLVDTYPRAAAVRELAGLCRYRLGMYPAAADDLQAFVDLTGSTEQHPVLMDCRRAQRRLQDVASLWEDLRESSPSAALVTEGRIVYAGALADAGHMADAIALLERRTSTSQRPQEHTVRLWYALADLYDRSGDIPRARAFFEQVRLHDRGFADVAERLAALS
- a CDS encoding 2-oxoacid:acceptor oxidoreductase subunit alpha; this encodes MTVDTTSPDEVQTLDQVVIRFAGDSGDGMQLVGDRFTEISAAFGNDLATLPNFPAEIRAPAGTIAGVSSFQVHISDHDIVTPGDVPNVLVAMNPAALKANMPDLAPGTTLLINADAFEARNLDKAGYASNPLEDGSLDAFNVYPVPMTSITVEATKDLGVRPRDAERSKNFFALGLLCWMYTRPTKPMIEWIEQRFKDKEQVRAANLAAFRAGRNFGETAELFDHPYEVAPARLRSGTYRNIVGNLALAYGLIAASQRAQLPLVYASYPITPASDILHELSKHKNFGVKTLQAEDEIAACGIAIGAAFTGALGVTGTSGPGVDLKSEAIGLAISLELPLLIVDVQRGGPSTGLPTKTEQADLLLAMYGRHGEAPLPIVAAKSPADCFDAAFEAARIAVKYRTPVILLTDGYLANGAEPWLLPDVTSLPDISVEFATEKNHGDEFWPYLRDPETLARPWAIPGTPGLEHRIGGIEKEDGSGNISYAPDNHEHMIKIRAAKVAGIANDIPLTDLDDDGGTEVLVLGWGSTWGAITAGVRRVRARGKKVSHAHLTHLSPFPRDLGDVLRRFDRVLVPEMNLGQLAKLVRAEFLVDAHTFTRIAGVPFRAAEMEAQILEMYR
- a CDS encoding 2-oxoacid:ferredoxin oxidoreductase subunit beta, which produces MSDTGVALTRKDFESDQEVRWCPGCGDYGILAAIQFVLPELGVKPEEMVFVSGIGCAARLPYYMNTYGMHGIHGRAPAIATGVALTRPDLHVWVIGGDGDMLSIGGNHLIHALRRNVNLKILMLNNQIYGLTKGQYSPTSEIGKVTKSTPFGSIDHPFNPVSLALGTEAGFVARTHDMDRKHMMETFRRAHEHRGAAFVEVYQNCNVFNDGAFAGILKRDVRADMLIELKHGERIIFGTDGQLGITLNEFGEPSVCNVADVGADKLLVHDEHRADPTLAFALSRLADAPNVPTPVGVFRDVERPIYEVEVQRQLAAASQRSGPGDLAELLATGSTWTVGES
- a CDS encoding DUF1015 domain-containing protein; the encoded protein is MPDFFPFAGFRYDRDRGDDLTARVAPPYDVIDEDQRRTLEATHPENAVRLILPRDGDVDGDRYDRAASDYERWCAQGVLVRDSEPRFYGYRMDFTDEHGRARHTLGVVGALALPEPGDGTVLPHERTLPKAKSDRLALLRATRLNLDPIWGLSLTEGLSDAIDTSRPLGECTDEDGTVHSLFAIDDPARQRAIREGVAATPVVLADGHHRFETALNYREERRHAGIADPGADAIMTFVVELADDQLSIEPIHRLLHLPGDGHAAAASLRDVLGSAFTVTDAGPNTAAGVDALESAMRESGALGLVDPDGLALLVPRRDVTGPALAHEPAPVAGTDAALVEAVVVPLLTGASMEYRHDARGVAALVASGVADAALLLRPVSVADTRAAALAGVRMPQKTTFFAPKPRTGMVFRSLD
- a CDS encoding tetratricopeptide repeat protein — translated: MREDDADAHDADEPSAYVAFRDGDELLASGNPHAAIVALERARELEPEQASVRETLARAYFQAARFGAAAAEFATAIELDPVNDYAHFGLGLALQRTGDVVGARRHLRIATVMRPDNVDYQHALAAVAVDDTAPSDPSDPSDSSDPS
- a CDS encoding HAD-IIA family hydrolase → MTAPVVCCDLDGVIWRGDEPIAGAAEGIAVLRAAGRRVVFVTNNSSGTRAEYVAKLESCGVPVDPADVLSSAMAAARLLAVGLAPGARVLSYAGPGVHEALGAAGFQPVEELPVDAVVAGFHRDFDFDRLAVAADAVRAGARFVATNVDATYPTASGLVPGTGALVAALEVASGRRAEVAGKPHAPMAALVREVCGPDGVMIGDRPSSDGVFAVALGWPFALVLSGIAGTHGEEPVPDPPPEFVAADLGALAPQLLEAAQAAGPRSR
- a CDS encoding rhomboid family intramembrane serine protease; the encoded protein is MVLPLRDLNPAKRLPIITLAIIAINVFVYFAIQPHSTTAKSNEFVYDHAVIPCELLHGRPLSEVQIALQKCSVPDRDIVLRAPDGGLERATTREFAPHKNVYLAVLASMFLHASLLHLGGNMLFLWIFGNNVEDHLGRFKYALFYLIAGVISALGFIVVNPSSVAPLIGASGAIAGVMGAYLIWFPRARVLTITFFIPVYLPAALVLGIWFVTQFFTDPNSGVAWVAHVVGFGFGMLVALALRDTHGPRSRRIPPPPPLPGTWPGGLRGFE